A genome region from Homo sapiens chromosome 8 genomic patch of type FIX, GRCh38.p14 PATCHES HG76_PATCH includes the following:
- the DEFA3 gene encoding neutrophil defensin 3 preproprotein (The RefSeq protein has 1 substitution compared to this genomic sequence): MRTLAILAAILLVALQAQAEPLQARADEVAAAPEQIAADIPEVVVSLAWDESLAPKHPGSRKNMDCYCRIPACIAGERRYGTCIYQGRLWAFCC; encoded by the exons ATGAGGACCCTCGCCATCCTTGCTGCCATTCTCCTGGTGGCCCTGCAGGCCCAGGCTGAGCCACTCCAGGCAAGAGCTGATGAGGTTGCTGCAGCCCCGGAGCAGATTGCAGCGGACATCCCAGAAGTGGTTGTTTCCCTTGCATGGGACGAAAGCTTGGCTCCAAAGCATCCAG GCTCAAGGAAAAACATGGCCTGCTATTGCAGAATACCAGCGTGCATTGCAGGAGAACGTCGCTATGGAACCTGCATCTACCAGGGAAGACTCTGGGCATTCTGCTGCTGA
- the DEFA3 gene encoding neutrophil defensin 3 isoform X1 has protein sequence MRMVTPAMRTLAILAAILLVALQAQAEPLQARADEVAAAPEQIAADIPEVVVSLAWDESLAPKHPGSRKNMACYCRIPACIAGERRYGTCIYQGRLWAFCC, from the exons ATGAGGATG gtGACCCCAGCCATGAGGACCCTCGCCATCCTTGCTGCCATTCTCCTGGTGGCCCTGCAGGCCCAGGCTGAGCCACTCCAGGCAAGAGCTGATGAGGTTGCTGCAGCCCCGGAGCAGATTGCAGCGGACATCCCAGAAGTGGTTGTTTCCCTTGCATGGGACGAAAGCTTGGCTCCAAAGCATCCAG GCTCAAGGAAAAACATGGCCTGCTATTGCAGAATACCAGCGTGCATTGCAGGAGAACGTCGCTATGGAACCTGCATCTACCAGGGAAGACTCTGGGCATTCTGCTGCTGA